Proteins encoded in a region of the Flammeovirga yaeyamensis genome:
- a CDS encoding nicotinate-nucleotide adenylyltransferase, with translation MGFNKLTTKEKALKINLDPNIYGSIAEIGAGQDVAANFFKAGAASGTIAKTMSAYDMAFSDAIYGPEPGGRYVCQSRVERMLHKEFSLLGERLPNRADDTCFFSFADTVEQLNFNRTNQGHGWLGIRFQTKPNGGANEVVLHVELKDNDPLMQQETIGILGVNLIYACFYMTDNVDDFLSSLMDELSIHKIIVNFVRVTGPDFMDVDNRLLSLLLVKNGLAKTTMFGPDGQVALPQDFLYKKNILVLRGRFRPITKVNIDMMERSYEHFKNDPDVDENNIVTVAELTLANLRISDDRKKAESDFLDRIDMLCSLGYTVMISKYQEYYRLTNYLSRFTRGRKIGVAVGMYNLEYIFTPKYYEHLKGGILEAFGYLFGRNIKLYVYPSLSRDHEHQETKVLTSSDIVLEKDIRSLFKAMKDANKIEDLSDCNTENLNIISDKVLQLIKQGDKAWENMVPQVVVDQIKQFCLFDYPCSVEKKIEIEKSRKEFTRQRQREAMKRSSKELV, from the coding sequence ATGGGATTCAACAAATTGACCACCAAGGAAAAGGCTTTAAAAATAAACCTAGATCCTAATATTTATGGTTCAATTGCAGAAATTGGAGCAGGACAAGATGTAGCTGCAAATTTCTTTAAAGCAGGTGCCGCTTCAGGTACAATCGCTAAAACAATGTCGGCTTATGATATGGCTTTCTCCGATGCAATCTATGGCCCTGAGCCAGGAGGAAGATATGTTTGCCAAAGCAGAGTAGAGCGAATGCTTCATAAGGAGTTTAGCTTATTAGGAGAACGTCTTCCAAATAGAGCAGATGATACATGCTTCTTCTCTTTTGCTGATACCGTAGAACAGTTAAACTTTAATAGAACCAACCAAGGACACGGATGGCTTGGAATAAGGTTCCAAACCAAACCAAATGGTGGAGCAAATGAAGTCGTTCTACATGTTGAATTAAAGGACAATGATCCTTTGATGCAACAAGAGACCATTGGTATTCTAGGTGTAAACCTTATCTATGCATGTTTTTACATGACAGACAATGTGGATGATTTCTTAAGTTCTCTAATGGATGAACTGAGTATTCATAAGATTATTGTCAATTTTGTAAGAGTTACTGGTCCAGACTTTATGGATGTGGATAACCGTTTATTAAGTTTATTACTTGTTAAAAACGGATTAGCTAAAACAACAATGTTTGGTCCTGATGGTCAAGTAGCTTTACCTCAAGATTTCCTATATAAGAAAAACATCTTAGTATTGAGAGGTCGATTTAGACCGATTACTAAAGTCAATATCGATATGATGGAACGTTCTTATGAGCACTTTAAGAACGATCCTGATGTAGATGAAAATAATATTGTAACAGTTGCCGAGCTTACATTAGCCAATCTAAGGATTTCTGATGATAGGAAAAAAGCAGAGAGTGACTTCCTAGACCGTATCGATATGTTATGTTCTCTAGGTTACACGGTAATGATCTCCAAATATCAGGAGTACTACAGATTAACCAACTATTTATCTCGATTTACAAGAGGTAGAAAAATTGGTGTTGCTGTTGGTATGTACAACTTGGAGTACATTTTCACTCCTAAATATTACGAACACCTTAAAGGAGGAATATTGGAAGCATTTGGATATCTATTTGGTAGGAATATCAAATTATATGTTTATCCTTCTTTATCTAGAGATCATGAACACCAAGAAACAAAAGTGTTGACAAGTAGCGACATTGTTCTTGAAAAAGATATTCGATCTTTATTTAAAGCGATGAAAGATGCGAATAAAATCGAGGACTTATCAGATTGTAATACTGAGAACCTCAATATTATTTCAGATAAAGTTTTACAATTGATCAAACAAGGTGATAAAGCTTGGGAAAATATGGTTCCACAGGTGGTTGTCGATCAAATAAAACAATTTTGTTTGTTTGATTACCCTTGTTCTGTTGAAAAGAAAATTGAGATTGAAAAATCTAGAAAAGAGTTCACTCGTCAGAGACAGCGTGAAGCCATGAAGAGAAGTTCTAAGGAACTCGTTTAG
- a CDS encoding VWA domain-containing protein, with protein MNGLYIEYSWWWMFLGIALCAAATYFYYTQKQVWTLNINRILIVLRFTALLMIFFLLLDPMIKSLQRYFEKPIISYIIDDSESMIATLPLENVQKLMGKIKGTAEELEANGYTTKFYNLDGELIEKKNLEQLTFNHKSTNLSNSIQKLEELNEHENLAGITLVTDGIFNQGFSPLYVPSVVPVYTVGIGDTIPQIDLQIKDVYANKIAYMGNKFPVIAEVVNEGFVGKIVEVSLSNNGKILERKRYKIANEKGFEQIEFLVEAKKKGYQKFTVSVRNLDGEFSKENNVKSTYVEVIEGKEKILLIANAPHPDIKAIRAGVEKNKNYELHIYIPGLKFKNGIGYDKTAKYDLVILHEFPNVKQKAGLLIKKFLKEGLPIWYIVGDKTDINLFNAQNDLLMIKGYRGQKDKVTVAFNDDFKTFTYKKEQKKTLERMPPVEVPFGEYTVKSGNVLMYHKIGSVTTSKPFMMIGENNDVKTAVTVGTGLWQWRLHEGLLNQDDEAVDELISKVIQYLSTKTDKRRFRVNTTQSEYSDIEDVVIETEVYNDIYESIYGQTIDLVIQNDKGEKSTYTFLNSSPYFKYHLSDLSEGVYSFKASTEIEGKTEVAKGNFTVKTMELEALNPTANFDLLRNISDKTGGVFYEEATIDAFSDVLKGNKAPQKIHAEETYKELGSTFWMLTFIFVLLFSEWIIRKIYGAF; from the coding sequence ATGAATGGACTTTATATAGAATACTCTTGGTGGTGGATGTTTTTAGGAATAGCACTATGTGCTGCCGCCACTTATTTTTACTATACTCAGAAACAAGTTTGGACATTAAACATCAATAGAATTTTGATTGTATTGAGGTTTACTGCCCTATTAATGATATTTTTCTTGTTGTTGGACCCTATGATTAAGAGTCTGCAGCGTTATTTCGAAAAGCCAATCATATCTTACATTATAGACGATTCTGAGTCTATGATTGCCACACTTCCTTTAGAAAATGTCCAAAAATTAATGGGTAAGATAAAAGGGACAGCAGAGGAATTGGAAGCTAATGGTTACACCACAAAGTTCTATAACTTGGATGGTGAGTTGATCGAAAAGAAGAATCTTGAACAGCTTACCTTTAATCATAAATCGACCAATTTGAGTAATTCGATTCAAAAGTTGGAAGAATTAAATGAACATGAGAATCTAGCAGGTATTACCCTTGTTACTGATGGTATTTTTAATCAAGGTTTTTCTCCTTTATATGTGCCTTCTGTAGTGCCAGTTTATACGGTAGGTATTGGTGATACTATTCCTCAGATTGATTTGCAAATCAAAGATGTCTATGCAAATAAAATAGCTTATATGGGGAATAAATTTCCTGTGATCGCTGAGGTAGTTAATGAAGGCTTTGTTGGAAAAATTGTTGAAGTATCACTAAGTAATAATGGTAAAATCTTAGAGAGAAAAAGATATAAGATTGCTAACGAAAAAGGATTCGAACAAATAGAATTCTTAGTTGAAGCAAAGAAAAAAGGATATCAGAAATTTACGGTATCAGTTAGAAATTTAGATGGAGAGTTCTCGAAAGAGAACAACGTGAAATCAACTTATGTTGAGGTGATCGAAGGGAAGGAAAAGATTTTATTAATTGCCAACGCCCCTCATCCGGATATCAAGGCAATTCGTGCGGGTGTGGAAAAAAATAAAAATTACGAGCTACATATTTATATTCCTGGCTTAAAATTCAAAAATGGAATAGGCTACGATAAAACGGCTAAATATGATTTGGTCATCCTTCACGAATTCCCTAATGTCAAACAGAAAGCAGGGTTGCTTATCAAAAAGTTCTTGAAGGAGGGGTTGCCTATTTGGTATATTGTTGGCGATAAAACGGACATCAATTTATTTAATGCTCAAAACGATTTATTGATGATTAAAGGCTATAGAGGTCAAAAAGATAAAGTAACTGTAGCTTTTAATGATGATTTTAAAACCTTCACTTATAAAAAAGAACAAAAGAAAACATTGGAACGTATGCCTCCTGTAGAGGTTCCTTTTGGAGAATATACAGTAAAATCTGGAAACGTTTTGATGTATCATAAAATTGGGAGTGTAACTACTTCTAAACCTTTTATGATGATAGGTGAAAACAATGATGTGAAGACGGCTGTAACCGTTGGTACTGGGTTGTGGCAATGGAGATTGCATGAAGGACTGCTAAATCAAGATGATGAAGCGGTAGATGAATTGATTAGTAAAGTCATTCAATATCTATCTACTAAAACAGATAAGAGAAGATTTAGAGTCAATACAACTCAATCCGAATATTCTGATATTGAAGATGTAGTGATTGAAACTGAAGTATATAACGATATCTATGAATCGATTTATGGACAGACTATTGATTTGGTTATCCAGAATGATAAAGGAGAAAAATCAACTTATACTTTCTTAAACTCATCTCCTTACTTTAAATATCATTTATCTGATTTATCCGAAGGTGTTTACTCATTTAAAGCCTCCACAGAAATTGAAGGTAAAACAGAAGTTGCAAAAGGTAATTTTACTGTGAAAACAATGGAGCTGGAAGCATTGAATCCTACTGCAAATTTTGATTTACTAAGGAATATATCTGATAAAACAGGTGGCGTTTTTTATGAAGAGGCCACTATTGATGCCTTTTCTGATGTATTAAAAGGAAATAAAGCACCTCAAAAAATTCATGCAGAAGAAACTTATAAAGAGTTGGGATCTACATTTTGGATGTTGACATTTATCTTTGTACTTCTTTTCTCAGAATGGATTATCAGAAAAATTTATGGAGCATTTTAA
- the lptC gene encoding LPS export ABC transporter periplasmic protein LptC has protein sequence MIKKIFILLIASAALFSCGKKTRTKKEARQIALGVDTPDYTAFNIETMHTEDAVPKNKLKAKVQMRYKNGNERYPEGIDIVTYDQESSEESSHLIADSAIYTADSTMYTVYSNVVLEDYKKGQKLETDTLHFNKETGDIFTDDNVKITTEYEIVTGKGMRANQNDPENYEILQVTGSVYVE, from the coding sequence ATGATTAAGAAAATATTTATATTATTAATTGCTTCAGCAGCATTATTCTCTTGTGGTAAAAAAACAAGAACTAAGAAAGAAGCAAGACAAATAGCTTTAGGAGTGGATACTCCAGATTATACTGCTTTTAATATTGAAACAATGCATACCGAGGATGCAGTGCCGAAAAATAAATTGAAAGCAAAAGTACAGATGCGTTACAAAAACGGTAACGAGAGGTATCCAGAGGGGATTGATATTGTTACTTATGATCAAGAATCTAGTGAAGAATCATCTCACTTAATTGCCGATAGTGCTATCTATACAGCTGACAGTACCATGTATACAGTTTATTCTAATGTGGTATTGGAAGATTATAAAAAAGGACAAAAATTAGAAACAGATACGTTACACTTCAATAAGGAAACAGGTGATATTTTTACAGATGATAATGTGAAAATTACTACCGAATATGAAATTGTAACGGGTAAAGGTATGCGTGCAAACCAAAACGATCCGGAGAATTACGAAATTCTTCAAGTGACTGGTTCAGTGTACGTAGAGTAA
- the rpmA gene encoding 50S ribosomal protein L27 has product MAHKKGAGSSRNGRESESKRLGVKIFGGQFAKAGNILVRQRGTKHHPGQNVGMGKDHTLFSLVDGTVEFKKSRLGRSFISVVPSAE; this is encoded by the coding sequence ATGGCACACAAGAAAGGAGCGGGTAGCTCAAGAAACGGTAGAGAGTCGGAAAGTAAACGACTTGGTGTGAAAATTTTCGGAGGTCAGTTTGCAAAAGCTGGTAACATCCTAGTTAGACAACGTGGTACTAAGCACCACCCAGGTCAAAACGTAGGTATGGGTAAAGATCACACATTGTTCTCACTAGTTGACGGAACTGTAGAGTTCAAAAAGTCAAGATTGGGAAGATCTTTCATCTCAGTTGTTCCTTCAGCGGAATAG
- the rplU gene encoding 50S ribosomal protein L21, whose product MYAIVEIAGQQFKVEENKYIYTHKLDQEEGAAVEFEKVLLVDNADNVSVGAPTVEGAKVTGKVLGHVKGEKVIVFKKKRRKGYRVKNGHRQHFTKVLIEGISN is encoded by the coding sequence ATGTACGCAATTGTAGAAATAGCAGGTCAGCAATTCAAAGTTGAAGAAAATAAATACATCTACACGCACAAACTTGATCAAGAAGAGGGTGCTGCGGTAGAATTTGAAAAGGTTCTTCTTGTTGATAACGCTGATAATGTATCAGTAGGAGCACCAACTGTAGAAGGTGCTAAAGTGACAGGTAAAGTACTTGGTCACGTGAAAGGCGAAAAAGTAATCGTCTTCAAGAAAAAGAGAAGAAAAGGATACAGAGTGAAAAACGGTCATAGACAACATTTCACAAAAGTCCTTATCGAAGGTATCTCTAACTAA
- a CDS encoding lysophospholipid acyltransferase family protein, translating to MKEINKEKKQDIKDIFKDTSSVETKNKKKFQLIRRDNFGNVIFLKRMLIGTLAALTYPRLKLHNNLQVEGMEKLKDLPKNNVLFVSNHQTYYTDVISFYHIFASAKWGFKKGVAPLPIYMLNPRVNTYYVAAEETMKQSGIIPKIFSLAGAVTVKRSWRAQGKDVKRGADINAPLKIKKALDQGWLVTFPQGTTSPYAPVRKGTGNIIKSYNPIVVPIVIDGFRRAFDKKGLLFKKRGTKLKVQIKDPIQFSADASVDEIVTKITNEIGQNPDDKPNFS from the coding sequence ATGAAAGAGATTAATAAGGAGAAAAAACAGGACATTAAAGATATATTTAAAGATACTAGCTCGGTTGAAACAAAGAATAAAAAGAAGTTCCAACTTATCCGAAGAGATAATTTCGGTAATGTTATATTTTTAAAGAGAATGCTCATTGGCACTTTAGCGGCCTTAACCTATCCCCGATTAAAGTTGCATAACAACTTACAAGTTGAGGGAATGGAGAAGTTAAAAGACCTTCCAAAAAATAATGTTCTATTTGTTTCCAACCACCAAACATATTACACTGACGTTATTTCTTTTTATCACATTTTCGCAAGTGCTAAATGGGGATTTAAAAAAGGAGTTGCTCCTTTACCTATATATATGTTAAACCCAAGGGTGAATACTTATTATGTAGCAGCTGAAGAAACGATGAAACAAAGTGGTATAATACCTAAAATATTTTCATTGGCGGGAGCTGTTACGGTAAAGCGTTCTTGGAGAGCACAGGGTAAAGATGTAAAAAGAGGTGCCGATATTAATGCTCCTTTAAAAATTAAAAAAGCATTGGATCAAGGTTGGTTAGTTACTTTCCCTCAAGGTACAACAAGTCCTTATGCTCCAGTGAGAAAAGGAACGGGTAACATAATTAAAAGTTACAACCCAATTGTTGTTCCTATTGTTATTGATGGTTTTAGAAGAGCTTTCGATAAAAAAGGATTGTTATTTAAGAAAAGAGGTACCAAACTTAAAGTACAAATTAAAGACCCAATCCAATTCTCTGCGGACGCAAGTGTTGATGAGATTGTCACTAAGATTACAAATGAAATTGGTCAAAATCCAGATGATAAGCCTAATTTTAGCTAA
- a CDS encoding TetR/AcrR family transcriptional regulator — protein MEKDTKSHIIEVGIRLFQEKGMNRVSLNQVIKETELSKGAFYHHFKNKEELIVACVMAFWDNLSKEFLSIPYQELSFRELLDLLLQQYHMILNSMETNGENAFEFYMNILFYIKNDNKLLDMSKGYFTQYNQILSHCLLEDQKKGIIREDVDIQTTAQHVSIASEGFALMAFSKIYDDPIPVIEKIYHQIYNSIKK, from the coding sequence ATGGAGAAAGACACTAAATCACATATTATCGAGGTAGGTATTCGGCTTTTTCAAGAAAAAGGCATGAATAGAGTTTCTTTAAATCAGGTGATCAAGGAAACTGAATTATCTAAAGGAGCATTTTACCATCACTTTAAAAACAAGGAAGAATTGATTGTTGCTTGTGTGATGGCTTTTTGGGATAATCTATCGAAGGAATTTTTAAGTATTCCATATCAAGAATTATCCTTTAGAGAATTGCTTGATTTATTGCTACAACAATATCATATGATATTGAATTCCATGGAAACCAACGGAGAGAATGCATTTGAATTCTATATGAATATTCTCTTCTACATCAAAAACGATAATAAGCTATTAGATATGAGTAAGGGGTATTTTACTCAATACAATCAAATCCTTTCCCACTGCTTATTAGAAGATCAGAAAAAAGGAATTATCAGAGAGGACGTGGATATTCAAACTACTGCACAACATGTATCTATAGCTTCAGAAGGTTTTGCTTTAATGGCCTTTTCAAAGATCTACGATGATCCTATTCCTGTAATCGAAAAAATTTACCATCAGATATATAATTCAATTAAAAAGTAA
- a CDS encoding outer membrane lipoprotein-sorting protein gives MKKYIALSFALLACISTTFAQDAKEIITKMLDQQRGKSSYVNMTMKVVRPTWTRSMEMKSWSKDTDKYFLILITSPAKDKGSASLKRQKEMWSWTPSIERTIKISPSMMSQSWMGSDFTNDDLMKGSSVVNDYTQKLLGKETVNGVECYKIELIPHEDAAVVWGKVVTWVSTDGHYNQMKVENYDEDMYLVNTMNNSELKEIGGRYMPTRMEMIPADEEGKKTIMIYHDAKFNQKISESFFTQQNMKKVR, from the coding sequence ATGAAAAAATACATTGCACTAAGCTTCGCTTTATTAGCGTGTATCTCTACGACATTTGCACAAGATGCGAAAGAGATAATAACAAAAATGTTAGACCAACAAAGAGGAAAAAGTAGCTACGTAAATATGACAATGAAAGTGGTCAGGCCTACTTGGACTAGATCGATGGAAATGAAATCATGGTCTAAAGACACAGATAAGTACTTTTTAATTTTGATTACCTCACCAGCAAAAGACAAAGGTTCTGCTTCTTTAAAAAGGCAAAAAGAAATGTGGAGTTGGACACCTAGTATTGAAAGAACTATCAAAATATCTCCTTCAATGATGAGTCAGTCTTGGATGGGTTCTGATTTTACTAACGACGATTTAATGAAAGGTTCTTCGGTGGTAAACGATTACACTCAGAAGCTTTTAGGAAAGGAAACGGTCAATGGTGTCGAATGCTATAAAATAGAACTGATTCCTCATGAAGATGCAGCAGTAGTGTGGGGAAAAGTAGTGACTTGGGTATCTACAGATGGACATTACAACCAAATGAAAGTTGAGAATTATGATGAAGATATGTACTTGGTTAATACTATGAATAATTCTGAATTAAAAGAAATTGGTGGACGTTATATGCCTACTCGTATGGAGATGATTCCTGCAGATGAGGAAGGCAAAAAGACCATTATGATCTATCATGATGCAAAATTTAATCAGAAGATATCAGAAAGCTTCTTTACACAACAGAATATGAAAAAAGTTAGATAA
- a CDS encoding ABC transporter permease encodes MLITKIAWRNLWRNKRRTITSISSIFFAVILAILMRSLQEGSYQQMIDTAARFYMGYGQIHMKGYWEDKSINNLIEDKADIRKTVLENPNVTEVFGRLETYAMAATDSMTKGVMVVGTEPKGENQLCNLSSKVIEGEYLSDDSKAILIGEGLAKYLQLHVNDTIALLGQGYHGASAAELFHIGGIIKHPNPQMNNQVIYMTLPTVQHFVSADNMINTYILNINNDIDQTVVDIRNTISKEDYEVMSWSELSPEMVNLIETDRAGGKLMIGILYVVIAFGIFSTILMMTIERVREFGILTAVGMERFKIYKMLVTEALMIGGIGIAVSYLIGYPILLYMESHPIYLSGAQAKAMEDMGMEAVLQFTANIDIILPQAINMFVIMILCTLYPIYHVSKLKTVEAIHS; translated from the coding sequence ATGCTTATAACTAAGATTGCATGGCGAAATCTATGGCGAAATAAAAGAAGAACAATTACCAGTATCTCTTCTATCTTCTTCGCTGTGATTTTAGCCATCCTGATGAGATCTCTTCAAGAGGGTTCTTATCAGCAAATGATTGATACTGCGGCCCGATTTTACATGGGCTATGGACAAATCCATATGAAAGGATACTGGGAAGATAAATCAATTAATAACCTAATTGAAGACAAAGCCGACATCAGAAAAACTGTTCTTGAAAACCCTAATGTCACTGAGGTTTTTGGTAGATTAGAGACCTATGCAATGGCAGCGACAGATTCTATGACCAAAGGTGTAATGGTGGTTGGAACTGAACCTAAAGGGGAAAATCAGCTTTGTAATTTATCGTCAAAAGTAATTGAAGGTGAGTACTTATCTGATGATTCTAAGGCGATACTAATTGGAGAAGGATTGGCCAAATACTTACAGCTTCATGTAAATGACACTATCGCTTTATTAGGACAAGGATACCATGGAGCAAGTGCTGCCGAGTTGTTTCATATTGGAGGAATTATCAAACATCCCAATCCTCAAATGAATAATCAGGTAATTTATATGACACTACCTACAGTTCAGCATTTTGTATCGGCCGATAATATGATCAATACCTACATACTAAATATTAATAATGACATTGATCAAACGGTAGTGGATATCAGAAATACAATATCAAAAGAGGATTACGAAGTGATGAGCTGGTCGGAACTCTCTCCAGAAATGGTTAACCTGATAGAAACAGATAGAGCCGGTGGAAAATTAATGATTGGTATACTTTACGTCGTTATTGCCTTTGGGATCTTTAGTACCATACTCATGATGACTATTGAGAGAGTGAGAGAATTTGGTATTCTTACTGCAGTAGGAATGGAAAGATTCAAGATATATAAAATGCTAGTCACCGAAGCATTAATGATTGGGGGTATTGGTATTGCCGTCTCCTATCTGATAGGTTATCCAATTTTATTGTACATGGAAAGTCACCCAATTTATCTTTCTGGAGCACAAGCTAAAGCAATGGAAGATATGGGTATGGAAGCAGTCCTTCAATTTACAGCAAACATTGATATCATTTTACCTCAAGCAATAAATATGTTTGTCATCATGATATTGTGTACGCTTTATCCTATTTACCATGTATCTAAGCTTAAAACTGTAGAAGCTATCCACTCTTAA
- a CDS encoding ABC transporter permease — MMITKISWRNVWRNKLRSGILIASIAIGLLGGIFTMAAINGMMESKVEETLVTELANAQIHKKGFEVTNNFSDSIPQFKAILNKLDSDSILKINSPRVVINGMGSSANDSQGLKIIGIDPDKERKVTDIEKFFKEGDYFEGKRKNQIVIGASLAKKLKVKIRSKIVIAYMGPNKEMINTAYRVVGIFSTSSPEFDKSVAFVRNKDIWRNTGEEFIHEIAFASEDGGTFPEKITKRIQSTINEDGLNVQTWKQIAPELATIAESGNTQSYIILGIILFALGFGILNSMTMAIFERSRELGVLMAVGLNRSKVFLMIVLETIYLSMIGAAIGGVLVTVLINYFGEHGLKYAESSMGGFSNILYPNLPLESFIPLFFMVLLTAIVSALPPAFRAIRLNPAEAVRYKG, encoded by the coding sequence ATGATGATAACAAAAATATCCTGGAGAAACGTTTGGAGAAACAAACTCCGAAGCGGTATACTGATTGCATCCATTGCGATAGGCCTTTTAGGGGGAATCTTTACGATGGCTGCAATCAATGGAATGATGGAATCCAAAGTAGAAGAAACTTTGGTAACAGAGCTGGCAAATGCTCAAATTCATAAAAAGGGATTTGAGGTCACCAATAACTTTTCAGATTCAATTCCTCAGTTTAAAGCTATCTTAAACAAACTAGATAGTGATAGCATCCTTAAAATCAACTCTCCAAGAGTGGTGATTAACGGTATGGGAAGTTCTGCAAACGATAGTCAAGGTCTTAAAATTATTGGCATTGATCCTGATAAAGAACGTAAGGTAACGGACATCGAAAAGTTCTTTAAAGAAGGTGATTATTTCGAAGGTAAAAGAAAAAATCAGATTGTAATTGGTGCTTCTTTGGCGAAAAAACTAAAGGTGAAAATCAGATCGAAGATTGTGATTGCTTATATGGGTCCTAACAAGGAAATGATCAATACAGCTTATAGAGTGGTGGGTATTTTCTCTACCTCTTCCCCAGAATTTGATAAATCTGTCGCATTCGTGAGAAACAAAGACATATGGAGAAATACAGGTGAGGAATTTATTCATGAGATCGCTTTTGCCTCAGAAGATGGAGGTACTTTCCCTGAAAAAATTACCAAAAGAATTCAATCCACGATCAACGAGGATGGGTTAAACGTTCAAACTTGGAAACAAATTGCTCCTGAGTTGGCGACCATTGCAGAGTCTGGAAACACCCAGAGTTATATTATCCTTGGTATTATCCTTTTTGCTTTAGGTTTTGGTATTCTTAATTCGATGACCATGGCCATTTTCGAAAGGTCGAGAGAACTAGGTGTATTAATGGCCGTAGGTTTAAACCGTTCAAAAGTCTTCCTCATGATTGTACTGGAAACGATTTACCTATCTATGATTGGTGCAGCTATCGGAGGTGTTTTAGTCACTGTATTAATCAATTACTTTGGGGAACACGGATTAAAATATGCCGAAAGTAGTATGGGTGGTTTCAGTAACATCCTCTACCCTAACCTACCACTAGAATCATTTATTCCTTTATTCTTTATGGTATTGCTTACCGCAATTGTTTCTGCATTACCTCCTGCATTTAGAGCAATAAGGCTGAACCCTGCCGAAGCAGTTCGCTACAAAGGTTAA
- a CDS encoding ABC transporter ATP-binding protein produces the protein MIEIKDIVKTYNENTVPVHALNHVNLRIEEGEFTAVVGPSGCGKTTFLNILGGLDTPTSGNILIDGTNLHDRSSADMITYRRDHIGFVFQDYSLMPVLTAKENVEFIMELQGRPKEERAARSKELLEAVGIGDKGDQFPTKLSGGQQQRVAVARALASKPNLILADEPTANLDSKSTADLLDIMRSLNEKENITFVIATHDQRVMDRAKRVITFEDGKIIDMK, from the coding sequence ATGATTGAAATTAAAGATATAGTTAAAACATATAACGAAAATACAGTTCCGGTTCACGCATTAAATCATGTCAACCTAAGAATTGAAGAAGGTGAATTTACAGCTGTAGTTGGACCTTCAGGATGTGGGAAAACCACTTTCTTAAATATTCTTGGAGGATTGGATACACCCACTTCTGGTAATATATTAATTGATGGCACCAACTTACACGATCGTTCTTCTGCAGATATGATTACCTATAGGAGAGATCATATTGGTTTTGTCTTCCAAGATTATTCCTTGATGCCGGTGCTAACCGCAAAAGAAAATGTAGAGTTCATTATGGAACTTCAGGGACGACCTAAAGAAGAAAGAGCAGCTCGTTCTAAAGAATTATTAGAGGCTGTAGGCATAGGAGATAAAGGTGATCAATTCCCAACGAAATTATCCGGTGGGCAACAGCAAAGAGTAGCGGTGGCTAGAGCATTAGCATCAAAGCCTAATCTAATTCTCGCCGATGAACCTACAGCCAATTTGGATTCTAAATCCACGGCCGATCTACTAGACATCATGCGCTCTTTAAATGAGAAAGAGAATATCACTTTTGTTATTGCCACTCATGATCAACGTGTAATGGACCGAGCAAAAAGAGTGATCACCTTTGAGGATGGTAAGATTATCGACATGAAATAA